A single Lactuca sativa cultivar Salinas chromosome 8, Lsat_Salinas_v11, whole genome shotgun sequence DNA region contains:
- the LOC111912783 gene encoding dof zinc finger protein DOF3.6 — MVFSSGTPFLDHHNWHQQLQQSSHQQGSGGGGENPNFQSPLAPPQHGGSGGGEGSIRPGSMVDRARLAKLPMPEPGLNCPRCDSTNTKFCYFNNYSLTQPRHFCKTCRRYWTRGGALRNVPVGGGCRRNKRSNKSSRRSKSPGQKVAKSMNGSPSSRYTTGHIATSNQHPHPSSLQLPFMSSFGGISGNITSNIDGLHPQNGMGNFQFGSEGSNGNNFSNILSIGSGESWRLPFLAGFEAPNNTNLFHYQSEGGVAPPASSMIENPHADPPVKVEETRGLNLSRQLLGISENANQQPWSGSNTWAEFSGVNTSSTPTTHFI; from the exons ATGGTTTTCTCGTCTGGTACACCCTTTCTAGATCACCACAATTGGCACCAACAG TTGCAACAATCAAGCCATCAACAAGGAAGTGGTGGAggaggagaaaaccctaattttcagtcACCGCTGGCGCCTCCACAACATGGAGGTTCTGGTGGCGGAGAAGGATCGATTAGACCAGGATCTATGGTGGATCGAGCCAGACTAGCGAAGCTACCCATGCCTGAGCCAGGCTTGAACTGCCCTCGTTGTGATTCCACAAACACCAAATTTTGTTACTTCAACAACTACAGCCTCACGCAGCCTCGACACTTTTGCAAGACGTGCAGGCGTTATTGGACACGAGGTGGTGCTCTAAGGAATGTTCCAGTTGGTGGAGGTTGTAGGAGGAACAAAAGAAGTAACAAAAGCAGCAGAAGGTCAAAATCTCCAGGCCAAAAGGTGGCTAAATCCATGAACGGGAGTCCATCAAGCAGGTATACCACCGGACACATAGCAACAAGTAATCAGCATCCACATCCATCTTCACTTCAATTACCCTTCATGAGCTCATTTGGAGGTATTTCTGGTAATATTACATCAAATATTGATGGACTTCATCCTCAAAATGGAATGGGTAATTTCCAATTCGGATCTGAAGGTTCAAATGGAAATAATTTCAGTAACATTTTATCAATTGGAAGTGGTGAGAGTTGGAGATTGCCATTCTTGGCAGGATTTGAGGCACCTAATAATACCAACTTATTTCACTATCAAAGTGAAGGTGGAGTTGCACCACCAGCATCTTCGATGATCGAGAACCCTCATGCAGATCCTCCAGTGAAAGTCGAAGAAACCCGAGGTCTGAATTTATCAAGACAACTTCTGGGTATTTCAGAAAATGCCAATCAACAACCATGGTCAGGGAGTAATACATGGGCTGAATTTTCTGGTGTCAATACTTCTTCTACTCCTACAACACATTTCATATGA